The Alphaproteobacteria bacterium genome contains a region encoding:
- a CDS encoding lysylphosphatidylglycerol synthase transmembrane domain-containing protein yields MHNAGIEKSRPRRVPYRLLSLLASGLLLVAGAVILYEKIDWHEVTAVWTNLDPKLVALAVAIYWLVYPINTFRFHRVILWTMVRAPENAPSLRFLFKLTCSAGFLALAAPVGLASDAAKVATLRLFGDLSVTDSARCALFDRVVGVQWIAIIGLATLPLQWAAGIEQKIVVAQVLLFAGLIAGVGVVLILPRLLGLIRHQFIDRLARVFVGYRAVLSPQRSAIQLIIGLLNLLCGWGTLYLLFRAAGLNVDPWIVGGFTPLLQLINSLPFLYMGWGGRELAMAATLGAAGNLTESQTLAVSAAFGAVLIMTSAVNGLFLIGDWRKSGQSPGGVQPAGEIK; encoded by the coding sequence ATGCACAACGCGGGCATTGAGAAAAGCCGGCCGCGGCGCGTTCCCTATCGCCTGCTCTCGCTGCTGGCCAGCGGCCTGTTGCTCGTAGCCGGCGCGGTCATTCTTTATGAAAAGATCGATTGGCACGAGGTCACGGCGGTATGGACCAATCTCGACCCGAAACTGGTCGCGCTTGCCGTCGCGATCTATTGGCTGGTCTATCCGATCAACACGTTCCGCTTTCACCGCGTGATCCTCTGGACGATGGTGCGCGCGCCCGAGAATGCGCCCTCGCTCAGGTTTCTCTTCAAATTGACCTGCAGCGCGGGGTTCCTGGCGCTGGCGGCACCCGTTGGCCTTGCGAGCGATGCCGCCAAGGTCGCCACGCTGCGCCTGTTCGGCGATCTCTCGGTCACGGATTCGGCGCGCTGCGCGCTATTCGACCGCGTGGTCGGCGTGCAGTGGATCGCCATCATCGGGCTCGCGACGCTGCCGCTGCAATGGGCTGCCGGTATCGAACAAAAGATTGTCGTTGCACAGGTTCTGCTTTTTGCCGGATTGATCGCGGGCGTCGGCGTGGTCCTGATCCTGCCAAGGCTCCTGGGCCTTATCCGCCACCAATTCATCGACCGCTTGGCGCGCGTGTTTGTCGGATACCGTGCAGTCCTTTCACCACAGCGCTCTGCGATTCAACTGATCATCGGGTTGCTCAATCTCCTCTGCGGATGGGGCACACTCTACCTGCTCTTCCGCGCCGCGGGACTGAACGTCGATCCATGGATCGTCGGCGGCTTTACGCCGCTGCTGCAACTCATCAACAGCCTTCCGTTCCTTTACATGGGCTGGGGCGGCCGCGAGCTGGCAATGGCCGCAACGCTCGGCGCGGCGGGCAACCTGACCGAGAGCCAGACGCTGGCGGTCTCGGCCGCCTTCGGCGCGGTCCTCATCATGACCAGCGCGGTCAATGGCCTGTTTCTGATC